Proteins from a genomic interval of Pseudomonas paeninsulae:
- a CDS encoding cell division protein FtsQ/DivIB: MIATLRHQPGSARAPLRGKPAQRGASRMVAKESVGLRLPKPNFALLKRITWPLLLLVLGFAAYELAQRLLPYADRPIAKISVEGDLSYISQQAIQQHIEPFVKASFFSVDLPGMRHELEQMPWIASAQVRRVWPDQLVVRLEEHLPIARWGDEALLNNQGKAFAPKEQANYQHLPQLYGPKRAQQKVMQQYQVLSQMLRPMGFSVARLELRERGSWFLSTGQGIELLLGRDHLVEKMRRFSAIYDKALKEQQTNIARIDLRYAYGLAVAWREPVAPTAADTAVVQ, from the coding sequence ATGATCGCCACTTTGCGTCACCAGCCAGGCTCTGCACGTGCACCGTTGCGCGGCAAGCCTGCGCAGCGCGGTGCCAGCCGCATGGTGGCCAAGGAGTCGGTCGGCCTGCGGTTGCCCAAACCCAATTTTGCTCTGCTCAAGCGCATCACCTGGCCGCTGTTGCTGCTGGTGTTGGGCTTCGCAGCTTACGAGTTGGCGCAACGCCTGCTGCCCTACGCGGACCGGCCGATCGCCAAGATCAGCGTCGAGGGCGATCTCAGCTACATCAGCCAGCAGGCGATCCAGCAGCATATCGAGCCGTTCGTTAAAGCGAGTTTCTTCAGTGTCGATCTGCCGGGCATGCGTCATGAGCTGGAGCAGATGCCCTGGATCGCCAGTGCGCAGGTGCGGCGGGTTTGGCCGGACCAATTGGTGGTGCGCCTCGAGGAGCACCTGCCGATTGCCCGCTGGGGCGATGAGGCCCTGTTGAACAACCAGGGTAAGGCCTTCGCGCCCAAGGAACAGGCGAACTATCAGCACCTGCCGCAGCTGTATGGCCCCAAGCGGGCACAACAGAAGGTCATGCAGCAGTACCAGGTGCTCAGCCAGATGTTGCGTCCAATGGGTTTTTCCGTGGCGCGACTGGAGCTGCGTGAGCGCGGCAGCTGGTTCCTCTCCACCGGGCAGGGGATCGAGCTGCTGTTGGGCCGTGACCACCTGGTGGAAAAAATGCGTCGTTTTAGCGCCATCTACGACAAGGCGCTGAAAGAGCAACAAACGAATATCGCGCGAATCGATCTGCGTTACGCCTACGGCCTGGCCGTGGCGTGGCGTGAGCCGGTTGCGCCCACGGCGGCTGATACCGCTGTCGTGCAGTGA
- a CDS encoding UDP-N-acetylmuramoyl-tripeptide--D-alanyl-D-alanine ligase, producing the protein MLKALRLSEISAALNARLIGEDCAFDAVSTDSRAIQSGQLFIALTGPNFDGHAYLADVAAKGAVAALVEREVANAPLPQLLVADTRLALGRLGALNRRAYGGPLVAVTGSSGKTTVKEMLASILRTAFGAQGGAVLATRGNLNNDLGAPLTLLELAPEHVAAVIELGANHVGEIAYTVGLTRPQVAIITNAGTAHVGEFGGPEKIVEAKGEILEGLGEGGIAVLNRDDAAFALWQQRAGDKRVLSFALHNPAADFHVSDLDRDARGCSAFTLHCADGLARIQLNLLGEHNVANALAASAAAQALSVPLVDIKNGLENLQPVKGRAVAQLASNGVRVIDDSYNANPASICAAVDILAGFSGRTVLVLGDMGELGAWAEQAHRDVGSYAAGKVAALYAVGPLMAHAVAAFGADGRHFTDQAGLIEALRSEHGDTTILIKGSRSAAMDKVVAALCGISSENHPMESH; encoded by the coding sequence ATGCTTAAAGCCCTGCGATTGAGCGAAATCAGCGCGGCGCTGAATGCGCGCCTGATCGGTGAAGATTGCGCCTTCGATGCGGTCAGCACCGACAGCCGGGCGATTCAGTCGGGTCAGCTATTCATTGCGCTGACCGGGCCGAACTTCGACGGTCACGCTTACCTGGCCGATGTCGCCGCCAAGGGGGCGGTGGCTGCGCTGGTCGAGCGGGAAGTGGCGAACGCACCGTTGCCACAGTTGCTGGTGGCTGATACGCGCCTGGCGCTTGGCCGGCTCGGCGCCCTGAATCGTCGGGCCTATGGCGGCCCGCTGGTTGCGGTCACCGGTTCCAGCGGCAAGACCACGGTCAAGGAAATGCTGGCCAGCATTCTGCGCACGGCGTTCGGCGCGCAGGGCGGTGCCGTGCTGGCTACCCGTGGCAATCTGAACAACGACCTGGGTGCGCCCCTGACTCTCCTTGAGTTGGCGCCCGAACATGTCGCGGCGGTGATCGAACTGGGCGCCAACCATGTCGGCGAGATCGCCTACACGGTCGGGCTGACCCGGCCCCAGGTGGCCATCATCACCAACGCCGGAACCGCCCATGTGGGCGAGTTTGGCGGGCCGGAAAAGATCGTCGAGGCTAAAGGCGAGATCCTCGAAGGGCTGGGCGAGGGCGGGATTGCCGTGCTCAATCGTGACGACGCGGCCTTTGCACTCTGGCAGCAGCGCGCAGGCGACAAGCGGGTCCTCAGTTTCGCCTTGCACAATCCGGCGGCCGACTTCCATGTCAGCGACCTGGACCGCGACGCACGCGGCTGCTCGGCGTTTACCCTGCACTGTGCCGATGGCCTGGCGCGTATCCAGCTCAACCTGCTCGGCGAGCACAATGTTGCCAATGCCTTGGCTGCATCTGCGGCGGCGCAGGCCCTGAGCGTGCCGCTGGTCGATATCAAGAATGGCCTGGAAAACCTGCAACCGGTCAAAGGCCGCGCCGTAGCGCAGCTGGCGAGTAATGGCGTGCGGGTAATCGATGACAGCTATAACGCCAACCCCGCGTCGATCTGCGCGGCGGTTGATATACTCGCCGGCTTCTCTGGTCGCACCGTTCTGGTGCTCGGGGACATGGGCGAGCTGGGAGCCTGGGCTGAGCAAGCTCACCGCGATGTGGGCAGCTATGCCGCTGGCAAGGTTGCCGCGCTCTATGCGGTTGGCCCGCTGATGGCTCATGCGGTTGCCGCGTTCGGTGCAGATGGCCGGCATTTTACCGATCAAGCCGGTCTGATCGAAGCGCTCCGCAGCGAACATGGCGACACCACCATTCTAATCAAAGGTTCACGCAGCGCCGCGATGGATAAAGTCGTGGCGGCGCTCTGTGGCATATCCAGCGAGAATCACCCAATGGAGAGTCACTAA
- the murG gene encoding undecaprenyldiphospho-muramoylpentapeptide beta-N-acetylglucosaminyltransferase codes for MPGNVLIMAGGTGGHVFPALACAREFQARGYRVHWLGTPRGIENELVPAAGLPLHLINVTGLRGKGKLSLLKAPFQLIKALFQARKVVRELQPVCVLGMGGFVTGPGGLAAKLGGAPLIIHEQNAVAGTANRSLAPFASRVCEAFPNTFGASAKRRTTGNPVREELFLETPRAALRDRRPRLLILGGSLGAEPLNKLLPEALALVPGELRPEVFHQAGKQHDVITGERYRDAGVEAQVAAFIKDMARAYAWADLVVCRAGALTVSELAAAGLPSFLLPLPHAIDDHQTRNADYLAREGAAVLLPQRSTDAATLAAQLSEVLMHPERLNEMARTARRLAKPDATRTVVDICLEVARG; via the coding sequence ATGCCCGGTAATGTGCTGATCATGGCCGGCGGTACCGGCGGGCACGTGTTCCCGGCGCTGGCTTGTGCTCGCGAGTTCCAGGCACGCGGTTACCGCGTGCATTGGCTGGGCACCCCGCGCGGCATCGAGAACGAATTGGTCCCGGCCGCCGGCCTGCCGTTGCACCTGATCAACGTCACGGGTCTGCGCGGCAAGGGCAAGCTGTCGCTGCTTAAAGCACCGTTCCAGCTTATCAAGGCACTGTTTCAGGCCCGTAAAGTGGTGCGTGAGCTGCAGCCAGTGTGCGTGCTCGGTATGGGCGGCTTCGTCACCGGCCCTGGCGGCCTGGCGGCCAAGCTCGGCGGCGCGCCGCTGATCATCCACGAACAGAATGCCGTGGCCGGCACCGCCAATCGCAGCCTGGCGCCGTTTGCCAGCCGCGTGTGCGAGGCCTTCCCGAATACCTTCGGCGCTTCGGCCAAGCGCCGCACCACCGGCAATCCGGTGCGCGAGGAACTGTTTCTGGAAACCCCGCGCGCGGCGCTCCGCGATCGCCGGCCGCGCCTGCTGATCCTCGGCGGCAGCCTGGGCGCCGAGCCGTTGAACAAACTGCTGCCCGAAGCGCTGGCATTAGTGCCAGGCGAGCTGCGCCCGGAAGTGTTCCACCAGGCCGGCAAGCAACACGATGTGATTACTGGCGAACGTTACCGCGATGCCGGCGTCGAAGCGCAGGTCGCTGCGTTTATCAAGGACATGGCCCGCGCCTACGCCTGGGCCGATCTGGTGGTATGCCGCGCCGGTGCCTTGACCGTCAGTGAACTGGCCGCCGCCGGTCTGCCGTCGTTCCTGCTACCGCTGCCGCATGCCATCGACGATCACCAGACACGTAACGCCGACTATCTCGCCAGGGAGGGCGCTGCCGTCCTTCTGCCACAACGCTCCACAGACGCCGCCACGTTGGCTGCACAGCTGTCCGAGGTCTTGATGCACCCTGAACGATTGAACGAAATGGCGCGTACCGCGCGACGTCTGGCCAAGCCTGATGCAACCCGCACTGTTGTTGATATTTGTCTGGAGGTGGCCCGTGGTTGA
- a CDS encoding D-alanine--D-alanine ligase produces MSAESLKSHLPVTAFGRVAVLFGGKSAEREVSLNSGNAVLKALQSAGVDAFGIDVGDDFLQRLLTEKVDRAFIVLHGRGGEDGSMQGLLECAGIPYTGSGILASALAMDKLRTKQVWQSLGLPTPRHAVLASAEDCRAAAAELGFPLIVKPAHEGSSIGMAKVADVDALIAAWQDASQYDSQVLVEQWIHGPEYTIALLRGQVLPPIALGTPHSFYDYDAKYLASDTQYRIPCGLDAAKEEELKDLSARACEAVATQGWARVDVMQDAAGKFWLLEVNTVPGMTDHSLVPMAARAAGLDFQQLVLAILADRLEARG; encoded by the coding sequence ATGAGCGCCGAATCCTTGAAGTCGCACCTGCCAGTTACGGCTTTCGGCCGCGTCGCCGTGCTGTTCGGCGGCAAGAGCGCCGAGCGTGAGGTCTCGCTGAACTCCGGTAATGCCGTGCTCAAAGCGCTGCAAAGTGCGGGCGTGGATGCCTTTGGCATCGATGTCGGCGACGATTTTCTGCAGCGTCTACTCACCGAGAAAGTCGACCGCGCCTTCATCGTGCTGCACGGTCGCGGCGGTGAAGACGGCAGCATGCAAGGCCTGCTCGAGTGCGCCGGCATCCCTTATACCGGCAGCGGCATTCTGGCTTCCGCCCTGGCCATGGACAAGCTGCGCACCAAGCAGGTCTGGCAAAGCCTCGGCCTGCCGACTCCGCGTCATGCGGTATTGGCCAGTGCCGAGGACTGCCGCGCCGCCGCGGCAGAGCTGGGTTTCCCGCTGATCGTCAAACCGGCCCATGAAGGCTCGAGCATTGGCATGGCCAAGGTGGCCGATGTCGACGCCTTGATCGCCGCCTGGCAGGACGCCAGCCAATACGATTCGCAGGTGTTGGTCGAACAGTGGATTCACGGTCCGGAATACACCATCGCCCTGCTGCGCGGTCAGGTACTGCCGCCGATTGCCCTAGGCACGCCACATTCGTTCTACGACTACGACGCCAAGTACCTGGCCAGCGATACCCAGTACCGCATCCCCTGTGGCCTCGATGCGGCCAAGGAAGAAGAGCTGAAAGACCTCAGTGCGCGGGCCTGTGAAGCGGTCGCTACCCAGGGGTGGGCGCGAGTCGATGTGATGCAGGACGCTGCCGGGAAGTTCTGGCTGCTGGAGGTCAACACCGTACCGGGCATGACCGATCACAGTCTGGTGCCGATGGCGGCGCGTGCTGCCGGTCTGGATTTTCAACAACTGGTGTTGGCGATCCTCGCCGACAGACTTGAGGCGCGGGGTTAA
- the ftsW gene encoding putative lipid II flippase FtsW has protein sequence MLAFLRPYPSPLFSRRGLDMDFPLLVGCLALLGLGLVMIASASTEVAAVNVGSPLYYMLRHLIYLLIGLGAAAVVLLIPLETWQRLSGAALLAAFAMLVLVLVPGIGREVNGSMRWIGFGAFNVQPSEIAKLFVVIYLAGYLVRRQAEVRESWAGFFKPFVVLLPMAGLLLLEPDFGATVVMMGAAAAMLFLGGVGLLRFGLMVGLAVGAIFVLVQTQEYRLQRLITFTDPWADQFGSGYQLTQALIAFGRGEWFGVGLGNSIQKQFYLPEAHTDFVFAVLAEELGMVGALITVGLFVFVCVRALYIGVWAEKAKQFFAAYVAYGLAFLWIGQFLINIGVNIGLLPTKGLTLPFLSYGGSSLVICCVSLALLLRIEWERRTQLGSEDADFSEADFVDEKHAEEPAHAR, from the coding sequence ATGCTTGCCTTCCTGCGCCCATACCCGTCCCCGCTGTTCAGCCGCCGTGGCCTGGACATGGACTTTCCGTTGCTGGTCGGTTGTCTGGCCCTGCTCGGTCTGGGCCTGGTGATGATCGCTTCCGCCTCAACCGAGGTGGCCGCGGTGAATGTGGGCAGCCCGCTGTACTACATGCTCCGTCACCTGATTTACCTGTTGATTGGCCTCGGCGCCGCCGCTGTGGTGCTGTTGATCCCGCTGGAAACCTGGCAGCGTCTGAGCGGGGCGGCGTTGCTGGCCGCCTTTGCCATGCTGGTGCTGGTACTGGTGCCGGGAATTGGCCGCGAAGTGAATGGTTCGATGCGCTGGATCGGCTTCGGCGCATTCAACGTGCAGCCTTCGGAAATCGCCAAGTTGTTCGTGGTGATCTACCTGGCTGGCTATCTGGTGCGTCGTCAGGCAGAAGTGCGCGAAAGCTGGGCTGGTTTCTTCAAACCCTTCGTCGTATTGCTGCCGATGGCCGGCTTGCTGCTGCTGGAACCGGACTTCGGTGCCACCGTGGTCATGATGGGCGCCGCCGCGGCCATGCTGTTCCTTGGCGGCGTCGGCCTGCTGCGTTTCGGCCTGATGGTCGGGCTGGCTGTCGGGGCGATCTTCGTCCTGGTGCAGACCCAGGAATACCGTTTGCAGCGTCTGATCACTTTCACCGACCCCTGGGCCGATCAGTTTGGCTCCGGCTACCAATTGACCCAGGCGTTGATCGCCTTCGGTCGCGGCGAGTGGTTCGGCGTCGGCCTGGGTAACAGCATTCAGAAACAGTTCTATTTGCCAGAAGCGCACACCGACTTCGTGTTCGCCGTGCTCGCTGAAGAGCTGGGCATGGTGGGCGCCTTGATTACCGTTGGCTTGTTCGTCTTCGTCTGCGTACGCGCCCTGTATATCGGCGTTTGGGCCGAGAAGGCCAAACAGTTTTTCGCGGCCTATGTCGCCTACGGTCTGGCGTTCCTCTGGATCGGTCAATTCCTGATCAATATCGGAGTCAACATCGGCCTGCTGCCGACCAAGGGCCTGACCTTGCCGTTTCTCAGCTATGGCGGCAGTTCCCTGGTGATCTGCTGCGTCAGCCTGGCGCTGTTGCTGCGGATCGAGTGGGAGCGGCGCACCCAGTTGGGCAGCGAGGATGCCGATTTCAGCGAGGCGGATTTTGTTGACGAGAAGCACGCGGAGGAGCCTGCCCATGCCCGGTAA
- the murD gene encoding UDP-N-acetylmuramoyl-L-alanine--D-glutamate ligase, translating to MSLIASDQFRIVVGLGKSGMSLVRFLARQGLAFAVVDSRANPPELSTLREQFPQVEVRCGELDVDFLCRASELLVSPGLAIATPALQEAAARGVKLSGDIELFARYAKAPIVAITGSNAKSTVTTLVGEMAAAAGKKVAVGGNLGTPALDLLSDEVELYVLELSSFQLETTDQLNAEVATCLNISEDHMDRYASLAAYHLAKHRIFRGARQVVVNRDDALSRPLVADDMPCWLFGLGKPDFKRFGLLEENGEKYLAYQFDALLPVRELKIRGAHNQSNALAALALGHAAGLPMAPMLEALQRFAGLPHRCQWVGERNAVSYYDDSKATNVGAALAAIEGLGADIAGKLVLIAGGDGKGADFSALGKPVAQFCRAVVLLGRDAERLAAALGDGVPLIRVTSLEEAVQRSAELAQAGDAVLLSPACASLDMFKNFEARGHLFAQAVEALA from the coding sequence ATGAGCCTGATCGCTTCCGACCAATTCCGCATCGTTGTCGGCCTCGGCAAGAGCGGCATGTCTCTGGTGCGTTTTCTCGCGCGCCAGGGCTTGGCCTTTGCCGTGGTCGATAGCCGTGCCAATCCGCCAGAGCTGAGCACCCTGCGTGAACAGTTCCCGCAGGTGGAAGTGCGTTGTGGCGAGCTGGACGTGGACTTCCTCTGCCGTGCCAGCGAGTTGCTGGTCAGCCCGGGCCTGGCGATTGCCACCCCGGCGTTGCAGGAGGCGGCTGCCCGTGGCGTAAAGCTTTCCGGCGATATAGAGCTGTTCGCTCGTTATGCCAAGGCTCCCATCGTGGCCATCACCGGTTCCAACGCCAAGAGCACGGTGACCACATTGGTCGGCGAGATGGCGGCGGCGGCCGGCAAGAAGGTCGCGGTCGGCGGCAACCTGGGTACGCCCGCGCTGGATTTGCTCAGCGACGAAGTCGAGCTGTATGTGCTGGAACTGTCCAGCTTCCAGTTGGAAACCACCGATCAGCTGAACGCTGAAGTGGCGACCTGCCTGAACATCAGCGAAGACCATATGGATCGCTACGCCTCGCTGGCGGCTTATCACCTGGCCAAGCACCGGATTTTTCGCGGCGCGCGTCAGGTGGTGGTCAATCGCGACGATGCATTGTCGCGGCCGCTGGTAGCGGACGATATGCCGTGCTGGTTGTTCGGTCTGGGCAAGCCGGATTTCAAGCGCTTCGGTCTGCTCGAGGAGAACGGCGAGAAATACCTGGCCTACCAGTTCGACGCGCTGCTGCCGGTGCGCGAATTGAAAATCCGTGGTGCGCATAACCAGTCCAATGCCCTGGCGGCGTTGGCTCTGGGGCATGCGGCCGGGCTACCGATGGCACCGATGCTGGAGGCCCTGCAACGCTTCGCCGGCCTGCCGCACCGCTGCCAGTGGGTCGGTGAACGTAATGCCGTGAGCTACTACGACGACTCCAAGGCGACCAACGTCGGCGCCGCCCTGGCTGCCATCGAGGGTCTAGGCGCGGATATCGCCGGCAAGCTGGTGTTGATCGCCGGTGGCGACGGCAAGGGTGCCGATTTCTCCGCCTTGGGCAAGCCGGTCGCGCAGTTCTGCCGCGCCGTGGTGTTGCTCGGCCGCGATGCCGAGCGTCTGGCTGCGGCGCTCGGCGACGGCGTGCCGCTGATCCGGGTGACCAGCCTGGAGGAGGCCGTGCAGCGCTCCGCCGAACTGGCCCAAGCGGGCGATGCCGTGCTGCTCTCGCCGGCTTGCGCCAGCCTGGACATGTTCAAGAATTTCGAAGCGCGCGGACACCTGTTCGCCCAAGCCGTGGAGGCGCTCGCCTGA
- the ftsA gene encoding cell division protein FtsA, whose translation MVNVQSGKMIVGLDIGTSKVVALVGEVTADGQLEIVGIGTHPSRGLKKGVVVNIESTVQSIQRAVEEAQLMAGCRIHSAFVGVAGNHIRSLNSHGIVAIRDREVSPADLERVLDAAQAVAIPADQRVLHTLPQDYVIDNQEGVREPLGMSGVRLEAKVHVVTCAVNAAQNVEKCVRRCGLEIDDIILEQLASAYAVLTDDEKELGVCLVDIGGGTTDICIFTEGAIRHTAVIPIAGDQVTNDIAMALRTPTQYAEEIKIRYACALAKLAGPGETIKVPSVGDRPPRDLSRQSLAEVVEPRYDELFTLIQAELRRSGYEDLIPAGIVLTGGTSKMEGAVELAEEIFHMPVRLGMPQGVKGLADVVRNPIYSTSVGLLLYGLQKQADGISMSTIGSYSDEPKTPLFERVKRWVQSNF comes from the coding sequence ATGGTAAACGTGCAGAGCGGCAAGATGATCGTTGGCCTCGATATCGGCACCTCCAAGGTGGTGGCGCTGGTCGGTGAAGTGACTGCCGATGGCCAGTTGGAGATCGTCGGTATCGGCACCCACCCGTCGCGCGGCCTGAAGAAGGGCGTGGTGGTCAATATCGAATCGACCGTGCAGTCGATCCAGCGTGCGGTGGAAGAGGCGCAGCTGATGGCGGGTTGCCGCATCCACTCGGCCTTCGTCGGCGTGGCCGGTAATCATATTCGCAGCCTCAACAGCCACGGCATCGTGGCCATCCGTGATCGCGAAGTCAGCCCGGCCGACCTTGAGCGCGTACTGGATGCAGCCCAGGCCGTGGCGATCCCGGCGGATCAGCGGGTGCTGCACACCCTGCCGCAGGATTACGTGATCGACAATCAGGAAGGCGTGCGCGAGCCGTTGGGCATGTCCGGCGTGCGTCTGGAAGCCAAGGTGCATGTGGTGACCTGCGCGGTGAATGCGGCGCAGAACGTCGAGAAGTGCGTGCGTCGCTGCGGCCTGGAAATCGACGACATCATTCTCGAGCAGCTCGCCTCGGCCTATGCGGTGCTCACCGATGACGAGAAAGAGCTGGGCGTGTGCCTGGTCGACATTGGCGGTGGCACCACCGACATCTGCATCTTCACCGAAGGCGCAATTCGCCACACCGCGGTGATTCCGATTGCGGGCGATCAGGTCACCAACGACATCGCCATGGCGTTGCGCACACCGACCCAGTACGCCGAAGAAATCAAGATCCGTTATGCCTGTGCCCTGGCCAAACTGGCCGGTCCGGGCGAGACCATCAAGGTGCCGAGCGTCGGTGATCGTCCGCCGCGCGACTTGTCGCGTCAGTCCCTGGCTGAAGTGGTCGAGCCACGTTACGACGAGCTGTTCACCTTGATCCAGGCCGAGCTGCGCCGCAGCGGTTATGAGGACCTGATCCCGGCGGGCATCGTGCTCACCGGCGGCACCTCGAAGATGGAAGGCGCGGTCGAGTTGGCCGAGGAGATCTTCCACATGCCGGTCCGCCTGGGCATGCCGCAAGGCGTCAAGGGCCTGGCCGATGTAGTGCGTAACCCGATTTATTCCACCAGTGTGGGCCTGTTGCTATATGGCCTGCAGAAGCAGGCTGACGGCATCTCGATGTCGACCATCGGCAGCTACAGCGATGAACCCAAGACACCGCTATTCGAGCGCGTGAAGCGCTGGGTACAAAGCAATTTCTGA
- the mraY gene encoding phospho-N-acetylmuramoyl-pentapeptide-transferase, whose amino-acid sequence MLLLLAEYLQQFHKGFAVFQYLTLRGILGVLTALALSLWLGPWMIRTLQIRQIGQSVRSDGPQSHLSKKGTPTMGGALILSAIAISTLLWADLSNRYVWVVLVVTLLFGAIGWVDDYRKVIEKDSRGLPSRWKYFWQSVFGLAAALFLYMTAHHPAETTLILPLLKDVSIQLGAGFVVLTYFVIVGSSNAVNLTDGLDGLAILPTVMVGGALGIFCYLSGNVKFAEYLFIPYLPGAGELIVFCAALVGAGLGFLWFNTYPAQVFMGDVGALALGAALGTIAVIVRQEVVLFIMGGVFVMETLSVIIQVASFKLTGKRVFRMAPIHHHFELKGWPEPRVIVRFWIITVILVLIGLATLKLR is encoded by the coding sequence ATGCTGCTGCTGCTGGCGGAGTACCTGCAACAGTTCCACAAGGGCTTCGCGGTCTTTCAGTACCTGACCCTGCGCGGGATTCTCGGTGTGCTGACCGCACTGGCGCTGTCGTTGTGGCTGGGGCCGTGGATGATCCGTACTTTGCAGATCCGCCAGATCGGCCAGTCGGTGCGCAGTGACGGACCGCAGTCGCACCTGTCGAAGAAGGGCACGCCGACCATGGGCGGCGCGCTGATTCTCTCCGCCATCGCGATCAGCACCTTGCTCTGGGCCGACCTGAGCAATCGTTATGTGTGGGTGGTACTTGTGGTGACCCTGCTGTTCGGCGCGATCGGCTGGGTCGACGACTACCGCAAGGTGATCGAGAAGGATTCGCGCGGCCTGCCGAGTCGCTGGAAGTATTTCTGGCAATCGGTGTTCGGCCTGGCTGCGGCCTTGTTCCTTTATATGACTGCGCACCACCCGGCAGAAACCACCCTGATTCTGCCGTTGCTGAAAGATGTGAGTATCCAGCTGGGCGCGGGCTTCGTGGTGCTGACCTACTTCGTCATCGTCGGCTCGAGCAACGCGGTCAACCTCACCGATGGCCTGGATGGCCTGGCGATTCTGCCCACCGTGATGGTCGGCGGCGCCCTGGGGATCTTCTGCTACCTGTCGGGCAACGTGAAGTTTGCCGAATACCTGTTCATCCCCTACCTGCCGGGCGCGGGCGAGTTGATCGTGTTCTGCGCTGCCCTGGTCGGTGCCGGTCTGGGCTTCCTCTGGTTCAACACTTACCCGGCCCAGGTGTTCATGGGCGATGTCGGCGCGCTAGCGCTGGGTGCGGCCCTGGGCACCATTGCGGTGATCGTCCGCCAGGAAGTGGTGCTGTTCATCATGGGCGGGGTGTTCGTCATGGAAACCCTGTCGGTGATCATCCAGGTCGCTTCGTTCAAATTGACCGGCAAGCGGGTGTTCCGCATGGCGCCGATTCACCACCACTTCGAACTGAAAGGCTGGCCCGAGCCCCGCGTCATCGTACGTTTCTGGATCATCACCGTGATTTTGGTGCTGATCGGCCTTGCCACCTTGAAATTGCGTTGA
- the murC gene encoding UDP-N-acetylmuramate--L-alanine ligase: MRRIHRIHFVGIGGAGMCGIAEVLLNLGYQVSGSDLKASAVTERLQSFGAQIHIGHRAENAENADVLVVSSAVNTSNPEVAAALERRVPVVPRAEMLAELMRYRHGIAVAGTHGKTTTTSLLASVFAAGGLDPTFVIGGRLNAAGTNAQLGASRYLIAEADESDASFLHLQPMVAVVTNIDMDHMSTYEGDFNKLKKTFVEFLHNLPFYGLAVMCVDDPIVREILPQVKRPVMTYGFGEDADVRAINVRQQGMLTFFTVLRRDCEPLDVSVNMPGNHNVLNALATIAIATDEGISDQAIVQGLSGFQGVGRRFQVYGELPVADGSVMLVDDYGHHPREVAAVIKAVRGGWPGRRLVMVYQPHRFSRTRDLYEDFVQVLADTNVLLLMEVYPAGEEPIPGADSKHLCHSIRQRGQLDPIYIERGVDLAPLIKPLLRAGDILLCQGAGDIGGLAPQLLQSALFAVAVGESKEEESK, encoded by the coding sequence ATGCGCCGTATCCACCGCATCCACTTCGTCGGCATCGGTGGTGCCGGTATGTGCGGCATCGCCGAAGTGCTGCTCAACCTGGGCTATCAGGTGTCCGGCTCCGACCTCAAGGCTTCGGCGGTGACTGAACGTCTGCAGAGTTTTGGTGCGCAGATCCATATCGGCCATCGCGCCGAGAACGCCGAGAACGCCGATGTGCTGGTGGTCTCCAGTGCCGTGAATACGTCCAACCCGGAAGTGGCCGCTGCCCTGGAGCGACGTGTCCCGGTGGTGCCGCGTGCGGAAATGCTCGCCGAACTCATGCGCTACCGACATGGCATTGCCGTGGCCGGCACCCATGGCAAGACCACCACCACCAGCCTGCTGGCTTCGGTGTTCGCCGCTGGCGGCCTGGACCCGACCTTCGTCATTGGCGGTCGCCTGAATGCGGCGGGCACCAACGCCCAGTTGGGCGCCAGCCGCTACCTGATTGCCGAAGCGGACGAAAGCGATGCCAGCTTCCTGCATTTGCAGCCGATGGTTGCGGTGGTCACCAATATCGACATGGACCACATGAGCACCTACGAGGGCGACTTCAACAAGTTGAAGAAAACCTTCGTCGAGTTCCTGCATAACCTGCCGTTCTACGGCTTGGCAGTGATGTGCGTCGACGACCCCATCGTGCGCGAGATCCTGCCGCAGGTGAAGCGCCCGGTCATGACCTACGGCTTCGGTGAGGATGCCGACGTGCGCGCGATCAACGTGCGCCAGCAGGGCATGCTGACCTTCTTTACCGTGCTGCGTCGCGACTGCGAGCCGCTGGATGTGTCGGTGAACATGCCGGGCAATCACAACGTCCTCAATGCCCTGGCGACTATTGCTATTGCGACTGATGAAGGTATCAGCGATCAAGCCATCGTCCAGGGGCTGTCCGGTTTCCAGGGCGTCGGCCGACGCTTTCAGGTGTATGGCGAGTTGCCGGTGGCCGACGGCAGCGTGATGCTGGTCGACGACTACGGCCACCACCCGCGCGAAGTCGCGGCGGTGATCAAGGCGGTGCGCGGTGGTTGGCCAGGTCGTCGTCTGGTGATGGTTTACCAGCCGCACCGTTTCAGCCGTACCCGCGACCTCTACGAGGATTTCGTCCAGGTCCTGGCCGACACCAACGTCCTGCTGTTGATGGAAGTCTATCCGGCCGGCGAAGAGCCGATCCCGGGGGCTGACAGCAAGCACCTGTGCCACAGCATCCGTCAGCGTGGTCAGTTGGACCCAATCTACATCGAGCGTGGCGTCGACCTGGCGCCGCTGATCAAGCCGTTGCTGCGCGCTGGCGACATCCTGCTATGCCAGGGTGCCGGCGATATCGGTGGCTTGGCCCCGCAACTGCTGCAAAGCGCGCTGTTCGCCGTGGCTGTCGGCGAGTCGAAAGAGGAGGAGTCCAAATGA